In Passer domesticus isolate bPasDom1 chromosome 32, bPasDom1.hap1, whole genome shotgun sequence, the following are encoded in one genomic region:
- the RIT1 gene encoding GTP-binding protein Rit1 isoform X1 has protein sequence MEPAARPAGGAGQPREYKLVMLGAGGVGKSAMTMQFISHRFPEDHDPTIEDAYKIRIRIDDEPANLDILDTAGQAEFTAMRDQYMRAGEGFIICYSITDRRSFHEVREFKQLIYRVRRTDDTPVVLVGNKSDLSQLRQVSKEEGCALAREFSCPFFETSAAFRFFIDDVFHALVREIRRKEREAAMALERKSKPKSSVWKRLKSPFRRKKDSVT, from the exons ATGGAGCCCGCAGCCCGCCCggccggcggcgcggggcaGCCCCGCGAGTACAAGCTGGTCATGCTGGGCGCGGGGGGCGTCGGCAAGAGCG CCATGAccatgcagttcatcagtcacCGCTTCCCGGAGGACCACGACCCCACCATCG aggaTGCCTACAAAATCCGGATCCGCATCGACGACGAGCCGGCCAACCTGGATATTTTGGACACAGCAGGACAG GCCGAGTTCACAGCCATGAGGGACCAGTACATGCGGGCAGGAGAAGGGTTCATCATCTGCTACTCCATCACGGACCGGCGCAGCTTCCACGAGGTGCGCGAGTTCAAGCAGCTCATCTACCGCGTGCGCCGCACCGACGACACGCCCGTGGTGCTGGTGGGCAACAAGTCTGACCTGAGCCAGCTGCGCCAG GTGTCCAAGGAGgagggctgtgccctggccaGGGAGTTCAGCTGCCCCTTCTTCGAGACGTCGGCGGCGTTCCGCTTCTTCATCGATGACGTGTTCCACGCGCTGGTGCGCGAGATCCGCCGCAAGGAGCGCGAGGCCGCcatggccctggagaggaaatCCAAGCCCAAAAGCAGCGTCTGGAAAAGACTCAAGTCCCCCTTCAGGAGGAAGAAGGATTCAGTCACTTGA
- the RIT1 gene encoding GTP-binding protein Rit1 isoform X2 yields the protein MEPAARPAGGAGQPREYKLVMLGAGGVGKSAMTMQFISHRFPEDHDPTIEDAYKIRIRIDDEPANLDILDTAGQAEFTAMRDQYMRAGEGFIICYSITDRRSFHEVREFKQLIYRVRRTDDTPVVLVGNKSDLSQLRQVSKEEGSLLVGVESILWNLWSWVETNLCLEHKAGKGKGVNSWVWLPGLEGV from the exons ATGGAGCCCGCAGCCCGCCCggccggcggcgcggggcaGCCCCGCGAGTACAAGCTGGTCATGCTGGGCGCGGGGGGCGTCGGCAAGAGCG CCATGAccatgcagttcatcagtcacCGCTTCCCGGAGGACCACGACCCCACCATCG aggaTGCCTACAAAATCCGGATCCGCATCGACGACGAGCCGGCCAACCTGGATATTTTGGACACAGCAGGACAG GCCGAGTTCACAGCCATGAGGGACCAGTACATGCGGGCAGGAGAAGGGTTCATCATCTGCTACTCCATCACGGACCGGCGCAGCTTCCACGAGGTGCGCGAGTTCAAGCAGCTCATCTACCGCGTGCGCCGCACCGACGACACGCCCGTGGTGCTGGTGGGCAACAAGTCTGACCTGAGCCAGCTGCGCCAG GTGTCCAAGGAGGAAGGCTCTCTCTTAGTAGGGGTGGAATCCATCCTTTGGAACCTTTGGAGCTGGGTGGAAACAAATCTGTGCTTGGAGCACAAAGCAGGGAAAGGCAAAGGAGTAAACTCCTGGGTTTGGCTTCCAGGTTTGGAAGGGGTTTGA